The Salvelinus fontinalis isolate EN_2023a chromosome 39, ASM2944872v1, whole genome shotgun sequence genome has a window encoding:
- the LOC129838880 gene encoding liprin-beta-1-like, whose amino-acid sequence MMSDASEMLAAALEQMDGIIAGSKAMGYSNGLFDCQSPTSPFLGSLRALHLLEDLRAALEMMDQDEREGLRCQVPDTTADGLVEWLQQGQLTNGHGSAMIYQERLSRVESDKECLILQVSVLSDQVEVQGEKIRDLDMCLEEHREKLDATEETLQQEFLTRSTLETQKLELMTEVSSLKLKLTTVARDRRDSEGLYQEVNDLRFKVTDMENERLQCEKKLKSTKEELQTLQRQLEELRRLRDQATQGVLTPDRTNGEKDVDVLRMKRAMESLMSASNDKDRRIEELQESITRYKKVQDLMKDTLNEDNYDDIQDDRSPSIQVAMDTDQATLAVGEETGRSCDEIPSIAVFSELEQESLIQEPDTDSPPEVPPHSAGCLGHVNGNTEQTTTDEPSPSSTSPSNPTSNESFGTKKARSSFGRGFFKMRGGKRMSSAPNLAETERNGTDHLDLAGAPPHKPQGGDSSETLPSSPEAKKKSRGFKKFLGRLKRSHSTSLDLEETETEFRRGGVRATAGPRLGWSRDLQHSANDVDAPFAQWSKEQVCVWLQEQGLGLHVAQAQQWIRSGYTLLQASQHDLEKELGIKQPLHRKKLQLALQALGSEEDVSKAKLDHNWVTRWLDDIGLPQYKSQFDEGRVDGRMLHYMTVDDLLSLKVGSVLHHLSIKRGIQVLRLNFYEPNCLRRRPSDENNITPAEISQWTNHRVMEWLRSVDLAEYAPNLRGSGVHGGVMVLEPRFNVESLALLLNIPPNKTLLRRHLATHFHLLIGSVAQRSKQECLENPDYTLLTATAKVKPRRLSFGGFGTLRKKRQEDSEEYVCPMDVEMPKNSSFQGGLRSYEDDLYQLEQMDDSEGAVRQIGAFSEEIDNLTSMLKEDEFFSEVSSRSPEASVTDDDSNV is encoded by the exons atgATGTCTGACGCCAGCGAGATGTTGGCAGCCGCCTTGGAGCAAATGGATGGGATCATAGCAG GTTCCAAGGCCATGGGCTACTCCAATGGGCTGTTTGACTGCCAGTCGCCCACCTCTCCCTTCCTGGGAAGCCTGCGGGCGCTGCACCTGCTGGAGGACCTGCGGGCCGCGCTGGAGATGATGGaccaggatgagagggagggccTCCGCTGCCAGGTCCCTGACACCACCGCCGACGGCCTAGTGGAGTGGCTGCAGCAGGGACAACTG ACCAACGGACATGGCTCCGCCATGATCTACCAGGAACGACTGTCACGGGTGGAGAGCGATAAGGAGTGTCTCATCCTCCAG GTGAGTGTTCTCTCAGACCAGGTGGAGGTGCAGGGGGAGAAGATCAGGGATCTGGACATGTGTCTGGAGGAGCACAGAGAGAAACTCGACGCCACTGAAGAAACGCTGCAGCAG GAGTTCTTGACCAGGTCCACCCTGGAGACCCAGAAGCTGGAGCTGATGACCGAGGTGTCCAGTCTGAAACTGAAGCTGACCACTGTGGCCAGAGATCGCAGGGATAGTGAG GGGTTGTACCAGGAAGTCAATGACCTGCGGTTCAAGGTGACCGATATGGAGAATGAAAGACTGCAGTGTGAAAAGAAACTTAAATCCACCAAA GAGGAACTGCAGACTCTTCAGAGGCAGCTGGAGGAGCTGAGGAGGCTAAGAGACCAGGCTACACAGGGAGTCCTGACCCCAGACAGAACAAATGGAGAGAAAG ATGTGGATGTGCTGAGGATGAAGAGGGCCATGGAGTCCCTGATGTCAGCTAGCAATGATAAG GACCGGAGGATCGAGGAGCTTCAGGAGTCTATCACACGGTACAAGAAGGTCCAGGACTTGATGAAAG ACACACTAAATGAAGACAATTATGATGACATCCAGGATGACAGATCCCCCTCCATTCAGGTCGCTATGGATACAGACCAGGCCACACTGGCGGTTGGGGAGGAGACAGGAAGGAGCTGTGACGAG ATTCCATCTATTGCAGTGTTTTCTGAGCTGGAGCAGGAGAGCCTGATACAGGAACCAGACACAGACAG TCCACCAGAAGTCCCACCACATTCAGCAGGTTGCTTGGGCCACGTAAACGGCAACACAGAGCAG ACAACAACTGATGAGCCCAGCCCCTCATCCACCTCCCCATCAAACCCCACCAGTAATGAAAGCTTTGGGACCAAGAAGGCACGCTCCTCCTTTGGACGTGGTTTCTTCAAGATGCGTGGAGGAAAGAGGATGTCTAGTGCCCCAAATCTGG CCGAGACCGAGCGTAATGGTACAGACCACTTGGACTTGGCTGGTGCCCCGCCACACAAACCTCAGGGAGGAGACAGCAGCGAGACCCTACCTTCCTCACCGGAGGCCAAGAAGAAGTCCAGAGGCTTTAAGAAGTTCTTAGGCAG GCTGAAGAGAAGTCACTCCACCTCGCTAgacctggaggagacagagactgagTTCAGGAGAGGAGGAGTCAGAGCCACGGCCGGCCCCCGACTGGGCTGGTCACGTGACCTGCAGCACAGCGCCAA tgATGTGGACGCTCCCTTTGCACAGTGGAGTaaggagcaggtgtgtgtgtggctgcaggAGCAGGGCCTGGGGCTGCATGTGGCTCAAGCCCAGCAGTGGATCCGCTCAGGATACACCCTGCTGCAGGCCTCCCAGCACGACCTGGAGAAG GAGTTGGGGATCAAACAGCCCCTCCACAGGAAGAAGCTGCAGCTGGCTCTCCAGGCACTGGGATCAGAGGAGGATGTCAGCAAGGCCAAACTGGACCACAACTGGGTTACCA GATGGCTTGATGACATTGGTCTGCCGCAGTATAAGAGCCAGTTTGATGAGGGGAGGGTCGATGGGAGaatgctacactacatgactgtG GATGACTTGCTGTCTCTAAAGGTGGGCAGTGTTCTCCACCACCTCAGCATCAAGAGAGGCATCCAGGTCCTCCGGCTCAACTTCTACGAGCCCAACTGCCTCCGCCGACGGCCGTCTGACGAG AATAACATCACGCCAGCGGAGATCTCCCAGTGGACCAATCACAGAGTGATGGAGTGGCTGAGATCAGTGGACCTGGCTGAGTACGCTCCTAACCTGAGGGGCAGCGGTGTGCACGGCGGGGTCATG GTGCTGGAGCCCCGCTTCAACGTGGAGTCCCTAGCCCTCCTCCTCAACATCCCTCCCAACAAGACCCTGCTGCGCCGCCACCTGGCTACCCACTTCCACCTGCTCATCGGCTCCGTGGCCCAGCGCAGCAAACAGGAGTGTCTGGAGAACCCTGACTACACCCTGCTCACTGCCACCGCCAAGGTCAAG CCCAGAAGGCTGTCGTTCGGTGGCTTCGGGACCCTGCGTAAGAAGCGCCAGGAGGACAGCGAGGAGTACGTGTGCCCCATGGACGTGGAGATGCCCAAGAACAGCAGCTTCCAGGGGGGCCTGAGGAGTTACGAGGACGACCTATACCAGTTGGAGCAG ATGGACGACTCGGAAGGGGCTGTGAGGCAGATAGGAGCATTTTCTGAGGAAATCGACAACCTGACG AGCATGCTGAAGGAGGATGAGTTCTTCAGCGAGGTCTCCTCTCGCTCCCCCGAGGCCAGTGTTACCGATGATGACTCCAACGTGTGA